A stretch of DNA from Trichomycterus rosablanca isolate fTriRos1 chromosome 1, fTriRos1.hap1, whole genome shotgun sequence:
GTAGGACTCAGGGACTCAAGCAGTTGCAATATGACCTGAAAacagctggaacatttacattttctgcatttagcacacgcttttatccaaagcaacttacagtactgttacagtatacaatctaagcaattgaaggttaagggccttgctcaggggcccaacattggcaacctggcagtggtagagcttgaaccagtgaccttctgcttactagtccagtaccttgaccactaggctacaactgccctaacaaaagtcagggttgtggcaggtctggtttccctggaatcactgggtgcacaGCAGTAACAAaccagacaggacaccaatctatTGCGGGGCATCTGCCATCTCCCTATCAGAGGCAGTCCTGTCTGTATGTCCTGTACTTCACAGCATGTTATGAAGTTATgaagatgtttttttattatatgaaGACAGCATGTTATGAAGTTATGAAGATGCTTTTCAACAGAAAGGACTGGCAGTCTGGTCAATattatttgaataaataaactcaACACAGgtcttgattttttatttatttaaaggtgTCAGGTTGTTACAATAATTTATGAAAAATAATATGTACCTTTAATAGTTTTGAAGGGAAAATGTAAAACTTAGGATACTAAAACATACTTATTACTGTTCCACACATGTAACAAGCAAAGGTACACATTAGGACTGGAATTAAACAGTGTGTGATGTTTCACATAACGTAAGTAAACTGGCAAAGAGAATTTACAGCAGAAATGATAAGTAAAGTATCACCCATCAAACAACAGAGATGGAATTGGTGCATCcctattttaatgtattaaaattttttacCCTTTTCATGTTAGTAAAAGATGACCACTAAAGTAAaattgtgaattataaaatgatTGTAAGCATTAAGTATAAAATTTGgcaccaataaaaaaaaagtgttatttaaaacaCCAAATATAAGGGACATTTTTGCACAATAATGGCCTAGTTAAAAATCTTATGACAGTTAGGCGTGGAACTGCTTTCCCTTTTGCTAAAAGTAAagtataaaaattaaaacagttaactAGCATAGCATCTATTGTTGTACATGGCTCCTGCATACACTACTGTGTAGTGGTTAAAATTGGGGTTAATGCCACATTGTGCTTTTGACCAGGTGGTTTTCCATATTTCTTTGAGTGTAAAGTTGGCCCTGCTCAGCCCTCTGATATTTAAGACAATCCCAATGTTTGTCATCTTTTGCACTGGCCTATGAATTCTCTGGTTTATTCCAGACTCCAGCCCTCTTGCTGAAAAATAAGCTCTACAGCCTCCTGTACATCATGAACTACAAAGGAGGGCTGGGTCAGGGTGGGGTCGAAGCGGAAATCCCGATGCCCATGGAAGATGGCTTGTCCTGTAACTCTTTGCTCAGGAGAAAGGTCTGGCTTATCTCTGTTGTAAACACCTGTGCACACCAGGACGGAAGTGCAGCTCTCAGGCAAACAATGCTCATATGAGTCCCCAACTATCACCTGACCTGAGTTTTTAGCATCATCAACGACCTTATATTCAACATCAACAGCTACCTGCCCGGCTGAGCCAACATGAGCCTGTGCCTGAGCCCTGGATTGATGCATCGACTGCAAGTAGCAATTGTAGAGGTTTGCACCATATATGTCAGCCATGGGGTTATCCCTGTAGGAGAGACAGCTGTGTTAGAGAAATGCTGCAaaatattatttacaaaaagtaataaaaaaaaattacaaaattataaaaaaaataataataaaaaaaaaaaacattaattaggAGATTAAACTGCTTACATTttgcatttacagtatttagtgGACACTAAATCAAAAGTGGCTTGCAATTGTGACCAAAATTAatccaagcaattaaaggtttaGGGTCTTAatcaggggctcaacagtggcaaactggcagtggtgtggcttgaaccagtaaccttctgattactggaccagtagcttaaccactaggctacaactgcactgaCTCATCTGGCTCAACTGActaatctgaccacaacacAAATTTTCTTCGGGAATAGCTACAAGATTTTACAACCTTATTACAACTTACCCAATGGCATAAAGTCTCTGTACGGGTTCTGTCCAACCCAGTTCCTCAGCCTGCTGTCTGATCAGCAGCTCTGCATAGTTATAGGTCACCACACTTGGCTTTCCAATCAGAGCCTTATATTCCAGGTCACAGCCTGTGATCTTCTTATAGATGCTCTCCAAACCCACTAGGAACATTCCATGACCAAATCTAAACCatgggaataaaaaaaaaaaaacacaaagtcttGCAGTTTCATACAAAATTGTCAAAGGTTGTTTCAAATATAGTATCAGTTCAATTGAGATGGCAATACATTAGTATTTGGacaaatttattattaaaaaatatatgggtcattctataatttggggtacattccatgtccaatgataataattatatttattctaactattttctttaaatgtcatattttacctattaatggaaaacatgttgtaatatcacaaaaacattatgtgcatcctatgcttcatttaacttgaaatttgtcatgatgttcctaaatgaacagtttttgctgtgtctgttttttaagttgagggtgccttggttttaaaataatgaataaaatcattaagggcaacgacatctatttttttatttattttaaaagtttaaataccaaagaaaaataatattttttaaattgagtttctcttttaaataatttaaatatctttatttattaatgtccgcaaaagttctgtcaactatgttactaacagaactccactcagtaactcaaaaatggtttgttctaaaactatgtgaccagcattacatgatatcatttttctctgtggagggtatattgaacaaactgtggtgaatgtcctcttattttaaaaaatattttatctataatagaacattgtcaatgagtatatgaattgaccgtcaactatgttacatacattgttatggttacaattttttttataattttaattcaaacgtatgttcaaattagacattattctgttcaagaaatgacatgtggtcagccaggcaaggtctaccactgaagttatgggtcaaaatagggaaattgtcaactatgttacctgtcaactaagttacctagtagtctacatctactgtccctttaaaataaaaataaaaaaaattaatgtttaagctttgcaaatagtggatatgttatactaaagaatatattaacttgaaccactgattgttttattgagagagaacattgtttttgtacttttttggtgatgtgaaatgtaccccaaattatagaatgacccatatacTGACCTAGGACTCCTTGCCTCTGCCATCCACAACAGATCCATGTTACAGGCCAGCACAGGAATATGTGGGTAATGCAGTGATGTAACAGGTTCTCCTGGTCTTccattggtcagaagaacatccaCAATTAACTGAAGGTTAGTCTCCCACCTGATTGGCTCACCAAAGAGAATGAcagctgaaaaaaatgtttaataaaaataaatttaacaaaaaaagaaagtcaATTACCTTaaataaatgagaaaataaataatatagtaaaataacACTTACCCTCAATTGGCTGCAAGTCCTTGGATGGTGGAACCTAAGACATTTTGGAGAATTTTACATTTAGAAAACCTTTTAAGTTCTCACAATATTGTATTAGTTAGCAATGTTGTTATATTTTTTCTTTGACTAGTAAACATTTGAATTCACTAGAATATATAACTTACAGACTGCCAATAACGGCATAACAAGTAAGGATGAAAAAGACTAAATTAAACTAGCAGTCTGAtaggtagggcagttgtagcctagcggttaaggttcaaaccccactactgccaggttgtcactgttgggcccttgagcaaggccattaacccttaattgcttagactgtatactgtcccagtactgttagtcgctttggataaaagcgtctgctaaatactgaaaatgtaaatatgtagaCAGTACCAAATCAGTGCTAACTGATAAAAGCATTTGTCTGATATTTGCCAAGTTCAAATAACTCTTTGGACAACAAGGGTCTCATGTCTGGCGAAACCTCAATACAACTTTTTTGTTGGTAAAACATTAAGAGTCAAACTTGGCAGTGGTAGTGTAATACTGTTGGGATGTTGTTTTGTTCTGACCTGGTCAGGGGCAAGGGTTGGATTGGACTTTGTTTATATACACTAATTCCATAAaaattacacttttaattctatgtACACTCTAAgaagtaatgtgtcatttttttctACACAGCTACTGTGTCCTGCGGTCTGTAACACGTTTTGTGTCATTTCTGGCCCCTTTTTACACAGACACGTGTAAAGTAACTCCAATAGTTAGTCTACACATTTATGTGTAGAACTGTGAGaaaatacattgtttaaaaatatatatttattcaattttacttacatttgttggataaaataatggcattcATGACTAAAAACATAGATTATTTCACATGtaagatttaaaataaattaataaataaaaatatgcgtTAACCAATCACATTTCTCCTATCAAGTATATCTGTGTTTCACGGTCGGTTCCCTCTTTCTGGACCATGCAAGGAAAGGAGCAGCAGGATCCGTCCTTATAACCTTACTGGTAAGTTGCAAATGGAACTAGTATtgactttgttttattaatgtttatgtagctcatgtttatcagtgttttgttgtgtgttatgAAGTCAAGCAAAGCTATAAAACGTAAGTTTTAACCCTGTGACCTGTTTTAACAATCGACTTTAATTGACAATTGA
This window harbors:
- the hdhd5 gene encoding haloacid dehalogenase-like hydrolase domain-containing 5; the protein is MMAWCFPRFSTLKLGWRALNSSKLSLISSVQSLRCCSSHSQISHTRFGLLFDIDGVLVRGRTPIPAAKQCFRNLVDGNGKYKVPVVFVTNAGNCLRQTKAEQLSHLLEVEVSPDQVMLSHSPLRVFSQFHKKCVLVSGQGPVVEVAHNLGFQNVVTIDMVREAYPLQDMVDHNRRPKDKVPPSKDLQPIEAVILFGEPIRWETNLQLIVDVLLTNGRPGEPVTSLHYPHIPVLACNMDLLWMAEARSPRFGHGMFLVGLESIYKKITGCDLEYKALIGKPSVVTYNYAELLIRQQAEELGWTEPVQRLYAIGDNPMADIYGANLYNCYLQSMHQSRAQAQAHVGSAGQVAVDVEYKVVDDAKNSGQVIVGDSYEHCLPESCTSVLVCTGVYNRDKPDLSPEQRVTGQAIFHGHRDFRFDPTLTQPSFVVHDVQEAVELIFQQEGWSLE